From the genome of Palaemon carinicauda isolate YSFRI2023 chromosome 6, ASM3689809v2, whole genome shotgun sequence, one region includes:
- the LOC137642676 gene encoding putative uncharacterized protein DDB_G0286901 — protein MGRYKRRHYLANIEQFRPLTQTMKIIILGSLFLLASAAKLDNLSGTHQGEQYFERSPNNNLVHIKYGSEHGQTHAQGIHSSINQASSLLSTGNQLSSQFSSQNQQNSGILLSNQGRVSSQDQQSNRNQFSAQGQVNSGSQFSAQNQQNNINRFSSIQNQQGNRNQISSQGQQGLANQYSSQNQLNRNQIPSQIQQDQTNQFSLHNSQNLGNQFSSNTQGSANQFSTQNQLAGGSKISSLAQQNNVNQFQSQNQQNTVQLANQNQQGNRAGFSAQSQQSNLQNNRNQFSIQNQQNNRNQFSTQSQQGNRNQFSTSITSSLSNKNQLSTLGEQTNRNQLSTQNQLSNRNQISALNQQSNRNQFSTQNQQSNRNQFSTQTQQNNRNQFSTQNQQNNRNQFSTQNEQSNRNQFSTLNQQNNRNQFSTQNQQSNRNQLSAQNQQSNRNQFSTQGQQSNRNQFSSQSQQNIRPQLSTSFQSQLNNKNQFSTQTQQLNRNQGSLQNQQSNRNQFSTQSQQSNRNQFSTQNQQNNRNQFSTQNQLNNRNQFSTSTQSQLSNRNQYSVNNQENNKNQLATQNQQNTRVQYSNQGSQGINQRYSFNANRYSDPNLVDVKQTNLQTSLTSLGSQSSLNNNQYQNNQNVGSTSFQVSQSGSIAQQNQNRGNNQFRPSQNRVSNIQSSLSQGSSASQFSQNSGASRFQQNQNQLSGLSQSSHNQNAFQTSQHQLNSLNNQQQLSGVQVQHSNNQFQVNQQNQHSLQFQTSEMKEIAGHIQSINGDKILGVFQTFFVPPTSNLFEGSTSSSFSCSAFGQGYYADQENNCQMFHVCTPVQTQDGAATQYRFTFRCGEGEQFDQSTLTCSRSSNTCSSASSFFTRSQQDSQRLFSGFSSPAGPTDTSICYLANNQIITGVRK, from the exons ATGGGCAGGTATAAAAGGCGACACTACCTGGCTAACATCGAGCAGTTCCGCCCACTCACTCAAACCATGAAGATCATCATCCTTG GCTCCCTCTTCTTGCTGGCCTCTGCTGCCAAGCTTGACAATCTCTCTGGGACACACCAAGGAGAACAGTATTTTGAACGATCCCCAAACAACAATCTCGTTCATATCAAGTATGGTAGTGAACACGGACAAACTCACGCACAAGGAATTCATTCTAGTATAAACCAAGCTTCAAGCCTGCTTAGTACTGGTAATCAGTTGTCTTCTCAATTCTCTTCCCAAAACCAACAAAATAGCGGAATTTTATTATCAAACCAAGGTAGGGTCTCTTCACAAGATCAACAGAGCAACAGAAATCAGTTCTCTGCTCAAGGCCAAGTGAATAGTGGAAGTCAGTTCTCTGCACAGAACCAACAAAATAACATCAATCGGTTCTCTTCCATCCAAAACCAGCAAGGTAACAGGAATCAAATTTCCTCCCAAGGACAGCAGGGACTTGCAAATCAATACTCCTCCCAGAACCAGTTAAACAGAAACCAGATTCCTTCTCAGATCCAACAAGACCAGACAAATCAATTCTCTCTTCACAACTCACAAAACCTTGGTAACCAGTTTTCATCTAATACTCAAGGATCTGCAAATCAATTCTCTACTCAAAACCAACTTGCAGGAGGTAGCAAAATCTCTTCTTTGGCCCAACAGAACAATGTGAACCAGTTCCAGTCTCAGAACCAGCAGAATACTGTTCAGTTGGCCAATCAAAACCAACAAGGAAACAGGGCTGGGTTCTCTGCTCAAAGCCAACAAAGTAATCTCCAGAATAACAGGAACCAATTTTCCATTCAAAACCAGCAAAACAATAGGAACCAGTTCTCTACTCAGAGCCAACAAGGTAACAGAAACCAGTTTTCTACCTCCATCACAAGTTCATTGAGTAACAAGAACCAATTGTCTACCTTAGGAGAACAGACAAACAGGAACCAGCTCTCTACTCAAAATCAACTAAGCAACAGGAATCAAATCTCTGCTTTAAACCAACAAAGTAACAGGAACCAGTTCTCTACTCAAAATCAGCAAAGTAACAGGAACCAGTTCTCTACTCAGACCCAACAAAATAACAGGAACCAGTTCTCTACTCAGAACCAACAAAATAACAGGAACCAGTTCTCTACTCAAAATGAGCAAAGTAACAGGAACCAGTTCTCTACTCTGAACCAACAAAATAACAGGAACCAGTTCTCTACTCAAAATCAGCAAAGTAACAGGAATCAGTTGTCTGCTCAGAACCAACAAAGTAACAGAAACCAGTTTTCTACTCAAGGTCAGCAAAGtaacaggaaccagttctcttctcaGAGTCAACAGAACATCAGACCACAATTGTCTACCTCCTTCCAAAGCCAGTTGAATAATAAAAATCAGTTCTCTACTCAGACCCAGCAATTGAACAGAAACCAGGGTTCACTTCAAAATCAACAAAGCAACAGAAATCAGTTCTCTACCCAAAGCCAACAAAGCAACAGAAATCAGTTCTCTACccaaaaccaacaaaacaacagaAATCAGTTTTCTACACAAAACCAACTGAACAACAGAAATCAATTCTCTACATCTACCCAAAGTCAACTAAGCAACAGAAACCAATATTCTGTTAACAACCAAGAAAACAACAAAAACCAATTGGCAACACAGAATCAGCAAAACACAAGGGTCCAGTATTCCAACCAAGGTAGCCAAGGCATAAACCAGAGATACAGTTTCAATGCTAACCGTTACAGTGACCCAAACCTTGTTGATGTTAAGCAGACTAACTTGCAAACTTCTCTCACGTCCTTGGGTAGTCAGTCATCTCTCAACAACAATCAGTACCAAAATAACCAGAATGTTGGTAGCACAAGCTTCCAGGTATCCCAGAGCGGTAGCATTGCCCAGCAAAACCAAAATCGTGGAAATAACCAATTTCGACCAAGCCAGAACAGAGTGAGCAATATCCAGTCATCATTGAGCCAAGGATCAAGCGCTTCACAGTTCAGCCAGAACTCAGGTGCAAGCAGGTTCCAACAGAACCAAAATCAATTATCTGGACTTTCTCAGAGTTCCCATAATCAAAATGCCTTCCAAACCTCACAGCACCAATTGAATAGTTTGAACAACCAACAGCAACTCTCAGGTGTCCAGGTACAGCATTCAAATAATCAATTCCAGGTCAACCAGCAAAACCAACATTCGCTGCAGTTCCAGACCTCTGAG ATGAAAGAGATCGCTGGACATATCCAAAGCATTAACGGTGACAAGATTCTTGGAGTATTCCAGACTTTCTTTGTCCCACCGACTTCCAATCTTTTTGAAGGCTCCACATCATCAAGTTTTTC ATGCTCTGCCTTTGGCCAAGGATACTACGCTGACCAAGAGAATAACTGCCAGATGTTCCACGTCTGTACTCCTGTCCAGACCCAAGATGGCGCTGCTACCCAGTACAGATTTAC GTTCAGATGCGGAGAAGGTGAGCAGTTTGACCAAAGCACTTTGACTTGCTCAAGGTCATCAAACACTTGCTCTTCTGCTAGTTCTTTCTTCACTAGGAGCCAGCAAGACTCCCAGCGTTTGTTCTCTGGATTTTCTTCCCCAGCTGGACCTACCGACACCAGCATCTGCTATTTGGCTAACAACCAAATCATCACTGGCGTCCGCAAATAG